One Pocillopora verrucosa isolate sample1 chromosome 10, ASM3666991v2, whole genome shotgun sequence genomic window carries:
- the LOC131796326 gene encoding sodium- and chloride-dependent taurine transporter-like: protein MDNKVNKRETWGKTIDFVLALVGFSVGLGNIWRFPYLCYKNGGGCFLIPYLICLIFAGVPVLILEVCLGQFASQGGITAWLICPLFQGIGWASVIIVQFLNIYYIVILGWALFYMFASFQSKLPWSRCGNEWNTPNCVDYITSEKGSSIANTTVIPTVMANMSNMSTVPTAVAKAAKVSASEEYFEHRVLKLSTALDEPGIVNWDVALCLLLAWIICYLCVFKGVKSTGKVVYFTATFPYVLLTILLVRAVTLPGAAEGIKFYLTPNFTRLADGQVWLDAGTQVFFSYSIGLGTLIALGSYNRFHHNCYRDSIIFACVNSGTSFYGGFVIFSVLGFMAQKQGVEVKDVAKGGPGLAFIAYPEAVAQMPLAPLWSVLFFFMVFLLGLDSEFVGIEGFVTAIVDLFPRHLRRGYRKEMFIASMCCIWFLIGLSMVTKGGMYVFQLFDNYSASGSALLWIALFQSIAIGWIYGGERFYDDMENMIGFRINPWLRWCWMIFTPIFCLGVFIFSLVTYSPLEYNGYKYPDWGETVGWIMALSSIVCIPIVMIYKLATTPGSLRERWDTLTTPNLKNQSPEAKGHDFSQESYKLQTTASL from the exons ATGGATAATAAAGTCAATAAGCGGGAAACTTGGGGCAAGACGATCGACTTTGTTCTTGCCCTCGTAGGGTTCTCTGTTGGACTGGGAAACATTTGGCGCTTCCCGTACCTTTGCTATAAAAATGGTGGAG GATGCTTTCTGATCCCGTACCTAATTTGCCTCATTTTTGCTGGTGTCCCTGTTCTTATCCTGGAAGTTTGTCTGGGACAGTTTGCAAGTCAAGGTGGAATTACAGCATGGCTGATATGTCCACTTtttcaag GCATTGGATGGGCAAGTGTTATCATCGTTCAGTTTTTAAACATATATTACATCGTCATCCTCGGGTGGGCTCTGTTTTACATGTTCGCGTCTTTCCAATCCAAGCTTCCTTGGTCTCGCTGTGGCAATGAATGGAACACACCGAATTGTGTTGACTATATCACATCTGAAAAAGGCTCCAGTATAGCCAATACTACAGTCATACCAACCGTAATGGCAAACATGTCGAACATGTCAACAGTGCCAACTGCAGTGGCAAAGGCAGCTAAAGTGTCTGCGAGCGAGGAGTATTTTGA ACatagagttttaaagctgagcACTGCTTTGGATGAACCCGGCATAGTAAACTGGGATGTAGCTTTGTGTCTCTTGTTGGCTTGGATTATCTGTTACCTCTGTGTTTTCAAAGGTGTCAAATCCACAGGAAAG GTTGTCTACTTCACTGCCACATTTCCTTATGTACTTTTGACGATTTTACTCGTTCGAGCCGTCACTTTACCTGGTGCTGCTGAAGGGATCAAGTTTTACCTCACTCCAAATTTTACTCGACTGGCTGATGGTCAG GTGTGGCTTGATGCTGGAACACAAgtgtttttttcatattctattGGACTTGGAACGTTGATTGCCCTCGGGAGTTACAACAGATTCCATCACAACTGTTACAG GGACAGCATAATATTCGCTTGTGTAAACAGTGGAACAAGTTTCTACGGCGGTTTTGTGATATTCTCAGTTCTTGGCTTCATGGCTCAGAAGCAAGGGGTTGAAGTAAAGGACGTGGCAAAAGGGG GTCCAGGACTTGCATTCATCGCTTACCCAGAAGCCGTTGCTCAGATGCCTTTGGCCCCTCTATGGTCggttctgtttttctttatggTCTTTTTGCTGGGACTCGACAGCGAG TTTGTGGGCATTGAGGGATTTGTAACAGCCATTGTGGACCTGTTCCCCAGACACTTGAGGCGTGGTTATCGTAAAGAGATGTTCATCGCATCTATGTGCTGTATCTGGTTTCTCATTGGTTTGTCCATGGTTACTAAG ggTGGGATGTACGTCTTTCAACTATTTGACAATTACTCGGCCAGTGGCTCTGCTCTTTTGTGGATCGCCTTGTTCCAAAGTATTGCCATTGGTTGGATCTACG GTGGTGAACGTTTCTATGACGATATGGAGAATATGATTGGATTTCGTATTAACCCGTGGCTCAGGTGGTGCTGGATGATATTCACACCTATTTTCTGTTTG ggtgttttcatttttagtctAGTGACGTATTCGCCTCTAGAATACAACGGTTACAAGTATCCTGACTGGGGAGAAACCGTAGGCTGGATCATGGCTTTGTCTTCAATCGTGTGCATTCCAATTGTGATGATATACAAGTTGGCCACAACACCAGGCTCTCTAAGAGAG CGTTGGGATACCCTGACCACGCCCAATCTAAAGAATCAGTCTCCAGAGGCCAAAGGC